A window of the Trichoderma asperellum chromosome 4, complete sequence genome harbors these coding sequences:
- a CDS encoding uncharacterized protein (TransMembrane:1 (i62-83o)) — protein sequence MPMNFENTKAYRADERLGHSLLSEAQRQAIFKASLPSPNDGSTIVNKPGQAQRRSRLGVRRFIKNQIFVFVFALMHGIFSLYIKSRQTWHGVSYRISSILYYHHATPQYIRRDIMGLTKKPKHLSAILKTEGNHRAKNDLDRLIEETAELATWCACAEIPMLSIYEKSGVLKKHMPRVYEAVVQKFTFYFGAEHPTLSVTSPHQDDFPTRMLEESRHGHLQLHLISYQDGRESIVDLTRTLADMSQRGKISPRDISQELIDAELSEGILPEPDLLILFTPHVELSGYPPWQIRLTEIFCLQDNETFGYQVFLKALRNFASAQFRRGK from the exons ATGCCCATGAACTTTGAGAATACCAAGGCATATAGAGCCGACGAGCGACTGGGCCATAGCCTTCTATCAGAGGCACAGAGACAAGCTATCTTCAAG gCCTCGCTTCCCTCGCCGAATGATGGATCGACCATAGTAAACAAGCCTGGACAAGCACAGCGTAGATCTCGACTCGGAGTCAGACGATTTATAAAGAATCAAATCTTTGTCTTCGTATTCGCCCTTATGCATGGCATCTTTTCTCTATATATCAAATCGCGACAGACATGGCACGGCGTGTCCTATCGGATATCTTCTATTCTCTATTACCACCATGCCACGCCGCAGTACATTCGGCGAGACATCATGGGACTGaccaagaagcccaagcaTCTCAGCGCAATCTTGAAGACCGAGGGGAATCATAGGGCGAAAAACGACCTCGACCGGTTGATTGAGGAGACGGCTGAGCTTGCCACATGGTGTGCTTGTGCAGAGATCCCCATGCTCTCAATATATGAGAAGTCAG GTGTCTTGAAGAAGCATATGCCTCGAGTCTATGAGGCAGTTGTCCAGAAATTCACATTCTACTTTGGCGCCGAGCATCCGACGCTCTCTGTGACTTCTCCCCACCAGGATGATTTCCCCACCCGCATGCTGGAGGAGAGCAGACATGGACACTTGCAGCTCCATCTGATTTCCTaccaagatggaagagagtcTATCGTGGACCTTACCAGAACTCTTGCGGACATGTCGCAACGGGGCAAGATCTCCCCACGAGATATTTCCCAAGAGCTCATTGACGCCGAGCTGTCAGAAGGCATCCTCCCTGAACCCGACTTGCTAATTCTCTTCACTCCTCACGTTGAGCTGTCGGGCTACCCACCGTGGCAAATCAGACTGACTGAGATTTTCTGCCTGCAAGACAACGAGACATTCGGCTACCAAGTGTTCCTCAAGGCTCTGAGAAATTTTGCTTCTGCGCAGTTCCGACGTGGTAAATAA
- a CDS encoding uncharacterized protein (EggNog:ENOG41~SECRETED:SignalP(1-17)), whose amino-acid sequence MLFSTLAVTALSAVASAKTIRIDVGKGGLTFSPNDITAAVGDILEFHYHPKNHSVVAADFATPCKPKAEGGFYSGFFPTSGTENSKVFQVEVNSTTPIWFYCSQSTGNHCAAGMVGAVNANANKTLAEFKAAAEKATSNESPKSGVFGGMVMAASSTTSGSSSTTSKAPAATTNAAAGLGVSGMAAAVVGAAVAFAL is encoded by the exons ATGCTCTTCTCAACTCTTGCCGTTACTGCTCTCTCCGCTGTCGCCAGCGCCAAGACCATCCGCATCGACGTCGGTAAGGGTGGTCTCACTTTCTCTCCCAACGACATCACTGCCGCCGTTGGTGACATCCTGGAGTTCCACTACCACCCCAAGAACCACTCCGTTGTGGCCGCCGATTTTGCTACTCCCTGCAAGCCCAAGGCTGAGGGTGGTTTCTACTCCGGCTTCTTCCCTACCAGTGGCACTGAGAAC TCCAAAGTCTTCCAGGTCGAGGTCAACAGCACCACTCCTATCTGGTTCTACTGCTCTCAATCAACTGGCAACCACTGCGCTGCTGGTATGGTTGGTGCTGTcaacgccaacgccaacaagaCCCTCGCCGAgttcaaggctgctgctgagaagGCCACCTCCAACGAGTCTCCCAAGTCCGGAGTATTCGGTGGTATGGTCATGGCTGCCTCTTCCACCACcagcggctccagctccaccaccagcaaggctcctgctgccaccaccaacgcTGCCGCTGGTCTCGGTGTCAGCggcatggctgctgccgttGTTGGCGCTGCCGTTGCTTTCGCTCTCTAA
- a CDS encoding uncharacterized protein (BUSCO:EOG092D0ITM), whose amino-acid sequence MDRSSGPKSIFPKGPNFSLDDFSNKDFIVRDFVDSLAESAMPSSRRSGPTQSTTFDPKPLIRSFENALSQLAVLGDELQERESELLSQVRRAEIQHDQTLDTLGRKLDETMESFEALDISLNPGSTNGKDVNGKPDNGGNIAVQIGEKLDDLDKKRRRAQDTIFLINCWTELSETGLLSSLEDIRRQGGAENKVRCAVIARQLMRISQQLDPLAWGTRNGNRASIASFATLTMRARNTREILEKFCETLEQDLLQQFNNSYKRQNFNDMMECAKVLYDFNGGASVIAVFVNQHQFFIDRDQLMSDEMAADGEMWEALADPDTEPPGIEPSLQSLIDEVKIVMQEESFIIKRAFPYYETVLVKFIQRVFQQSIQQRLEKVLDKAESVSTLAFLRSLHSSRSYIGSLVEDLKMHGLTEHPEPCSAQIAQALDQQLDELFVPFLVGSVYIDRERKSLEELYGSLLFKFSIFHSRRKKAPSGFMASLAQQGTQLIQSAKDAYLERLESSELSDTQKAMMLRVAGLQDKGDREDKNEIEVSDEDGILSVANAKRMLKWMAESVQRVLELGSQLDTPKDVNILLNLLLTNMGQVYIDTALDAAHFQATVLENTKTEPDMSYLPPIRPGVTISALMERFISTVLIRLAESNTTVRKSMEAQKKMAIDAIEKKTNAIMKVSIDVIVNWVIKSLGTQKKQDFRPKDGELESLQTATCLHICQFLARASQLAGQAIDGHNAEKFFSELGLVLHSHLFDHFKRFQVNATGGLMVTQDIAKYVATLRAWPLAKDVETAIEMLTEIGSLFIVGPEALREKVRTLAPGSSSVRGKLSKADFKAFVQKRDDSGSLGIQGILTGL is encoded by the exons ATGGATCGGTCCAGCGGGCCCAAGAGCATCTTCCCCAAGGGCCCGAACTTCAGCCTCGATGACTTCTCCAACAAGGATTTCATAGTCAGAGACTTTGTGGATAGTCTTGCGGAGAGTGCTATGCCCTCTAGCCGTCGTTCAGGGCCAACACAATCCACAACATTTGATCCGAAGCCGCTGATCAGAAGCTTTGAGA ATGCCTTATCTCAGCTTGCCGTCCTTGGAGATGAGCTCCAGGAGAGGGAATCCGAGCTCCTCTCCCAGGTGCGCCGGGCCGAAATCCAACACGACCAGACACTCGATACCCTCGGCCGCAAGCTCGACGAAACCATGGAATCCTTCGAAGCCCTTGACATCTCACTAAATCCCGGCAGCACAAATGGCAAAGATGTGAACGGGAAGCCTGATAATGGGGGGAACATCGCCGTTCAGATCGGAGAGAAGTTAGACGACTTAgataagaagagaaggagagcgcAGGACACAATCTTCTTAATAAACTGCTGGACGGAACTAAGCGAAACTGGATTATTGTCATCCCTTGAAGATATCAGGCGGCAAGGCGGTGCTGAGAACAAAGTGCGATGTGCCGTCATTGCTCGCCAATTAATGAGAATCAGCCAGCAACTCGATCCGCTAGCATGGGGAACGCGGAATGGCAACAGAGCCAGCATAGCCAGCTTTGCTACATTAACAATGCGAGCACGCAATACCCGTGAAATTCTCGAAAAGTTTTGCGAGACGTTAGAACAAGACTTGCTGCAGCAGTTCAACAACAGCTACAAGCGGCAGAACTTCAATGACATGATGGAATGCGCAAAGGTGCTGTACGATTTCAACGGAGGAGCTAGCGTCATTGCAGTTTTTGTAAACCAGCATCAATTCTTCATTGACCGAGATCAACTGATGAGTGACGAAATGGCAGCTGACGGCGAAATGTGGGAAGCTTTGGCAGATCCGGACACGGAGCCCCCAGGTATCGAGCCAAGCTTGCAATCACTAATTGATGAAGTCAAGATCGTCATGCAGGAAGAATCATTCATCATTAAACGAGCGTTTCCTTACTATGAAACGGTACTTGTCAAGTTTATTCAGCGAGTCTTTCAACAGTCTATACAGCAGCGGTTGGAGAAGGTTCTAGATAAAGCCGAATCGGTCTCAACCCTAGCGTTTTTGAGGTCCTTACACTCATCTAGGAGTTATATCGGCTCTCTGGTGGAAGATTTGAAGATGCACGGCCTGACTGAGCACCCAGAGCCTTGCTCGGCACAAATTGCACAAGCTCTAGACCAGCAATTAGACGAACTCTTTGTCCCCTTCCTTGTGGGTAGTGTCTACATTGACCGAGAACGGAAGAGCTTGGAAGAACTCTACggctctttgcttttcaagTTCAGCATATTCCActcaaggagaaagaaggcacCATCTGGGTTTATGGCTTCATTGGCCCAACAAGGCACGCAGCTTATACAATCTGCCAAGGACGCTTATCTCGAGCGGCTTGAGTCGTCCGAGCTGTCGGATACACAAAAAGCGATGATGCTGCGAGTTGCTGGCCTGCAGGACAAGGGTGACAGGGAGGACAAAAACGAAATCGAAGTATCAGACGAGGATGGAATACTTAGTGTGGCAAACGCCAAGAGGATGTTAAAATGGATGGCGGAGAGCGTCCAGAGAGTACTCGAGCTAGGATCGCAACTCGACACACCGAAAGACGTCAACATCTTGCTAAACTTGCTGCTCACAAATATGGGCCAGGTTTATATCGACACTGCGCTGGACGCAGCACACTTCCAGGCCACCGTTCTAGAGAACACGAAAACAGAGCCAGACATGTCCTATCTACCACCTATTCGGCCTGGCGTGACAATCTCTGCTCTCATGGAACGATTCATCAGCACCGTGCTCATTCGACTCGCTGAATCCAACACGACTGTAAGGAAGAGCATGGAAGCCCAGAAGAAAATGGCCATTGATGCCATCGAGAAGAAGACCAACGCCATTATGAAGGTATCCATCGACGTCATTGTCAATTGGGTCATCAAGTCGCTGGGCACACAGAAGAAACAGGACTTTAGACCCAAGGATGGCGAGCTAGAATCGCTCCAGACCGCTACATGTCTGCACATCTGCCAGTTCCTCGCACGGGCGAGCCAGCTTGCAGGCCAGGCCATCGATGGGCACAACGCAGAGAAATTCTTCAGTGAGCTCGGTCTCGTGCTCCACTCTCACCTGTTTGACCACTTCAAGAGGTTCCAGGTCAACGCCACGGGTGGTCTGATGGTCACGCAGGACATTGCAAAGTACGTCGCGACGCTGCGGGCGTGGCCGCTGGCCAAGGACGTCGAGACGGCGATAGAGATGCTTACGGAGATTGGATCGCTGTTCATCGTCGGGCCAGAGGCACTGAGGGAGAAGGTGAGGACGCTGGCGCCGGGGTCGAGCTCGGTGAGAGGGAAGCTGTCCAAGGCGGATTTCAAGGCGTTTGTGCAGAAGCGAGACGATTCGGGGTCTTTGGGCATACAGGGTATATTGACCGGCTTATGA